The segment TAAAAATTCGTATTTAAAACACAGGCCTCGCTATAAAGCGGTGTTATATAATTTAGAAGCAGGACTTTTGCTCTTAAATAACAATAAACAAGATGCTAAAATATTGCTGATGCGTTCATTTGAAACTTACCCAAAACGCATGCAACCTCTGATTACAAAAGCAACACTTGAATTACAAGCGGGTGAACAAATAGAAGCTAAAAAAACCATTGATATACTGGATAAGAATAAAATGCTGCCCTATGCACCACGTACCCAACTCAATCAATTAAAGCATTTGTATGAATTGCAGGAAGAAGAGTAAGTGAGCATGGCCTTGTAGTTGAATATTAGATTCTTATCTTGAAGCATTAACAGTAGTTCTGATTTTCTGCTTCAAAAAATATTAGTATCTACACAAATACATAGTTTGTTGCTAAGCTATTTATCAGTGGTGCGAAGCACCCTATGCCCCCTTTGGAATCAAAGGGGGTCGCCGTCTGCGGCGGGGGGATTTATCATTTTAGATTAAACGATATACACAAAGAAAGTTATATGAGTTGCGACAAATCGATAATGAAAAATAATGCACGACATTTGCGCACTAATATGACGGAGCATGAACTGTTAATCTGGCATTACATTCGCAGAAAAAAAATAAACAATATCCAATTTTATCGCCAAAAACATCTTGGCCCATTTATTGTTGATTTTTATGCACCTTCTATAAGACTAGCCCTCGAAATTGATGGTTCACAGCACTTTGAAAAAGAGCATTACGAACAAGATAAGTTTCGCGATGCATATTTAAGAGAAGCTAAAATACATGTTTTAAGATTCAATAATCATGAAGTTAAATATCAGATGAATAGTGTGCTTGAAAAATTAAATGATATCATAGAACAGATAAAACAGTTTGGAACAGTAGAAGATTGATAAATCCCCCCGCCGCAGACGGCGACCCCCTTTGATTCCAAAGGGGGCATAGGGTGCTTCGCACCACTGATAAATAGCTTAACAACAAACTATACTGTGGATACTAATGTGAATGGAAAGAACAAATGACAAAACTCAACATTAATACCGACATTAGCTTAGTCTTACCTGCTAAGAATGAAGAACATGGCTTATCAAGCTTTCTGCCAGAATTATTAAAACGCTATCCAGGTTTAGAAATCATTGTCGTTGATGACGGCTCAACGGATAAAACCAAAGAGGTTGCCATTCAATGTGGTGCAACCGTTGTATCTCATCCTTATAGTATTGGAAATGGTGCTTCTGTCAAAACAGGAGCAAGACATGCAACGCGAGAATATTTAATGTTAATGGATGCGGATGGTCAGCATCAAGTAGATGATATTCAGAATATAATTAATAAATTTGAGCAAGGCTTTGACATGGTTGTAGGCTATAGAGATAAAGCCTCTCAAGCCAGTATGCCACGTTGGCTAGGTAATCGATTTTACAATTTTATTGCTTCTAATATCGTAGGCCAACCTATTTTAGATTTAACCTCTGGATTTAGATTGGTTAAGAAAGATAAATTTTTAGAATTCTTACATTTATTACCCAATGGTTTCTCTTATCCATCCACTATCACAATGGCTTTTTTTAGAAGTGGATACTCTGTTGGCTATCAAAAAATAACCGTAAAAAAGCGTATTGGCACCAGTCACCTGCGATTGTTTTCGGATGGTTTTAAGTTTTTGCTGATTATCTATAAGATGACCACACTGTATTCACCTTTTAAAGTATTTCTCCCTTTTGCCGTACTTCACTTCTTAGCGGGTACCCTCAATTATTTTTATACTTATTTTTCGCAAGGCCGCTTTACCAATATGAGCGCCGTATTTTTATCTGCTTCTGTGATTATTTTCTTGATTGGCTTAGTGTCAGAGCAAATTACCACCTTAATGTATCAGCGACATACACAAAATCAGACACCGCCTCCTAAATTATCCAAACAAAGCGCACAACAAGTTCATGAATAAGAAAGCCCTGCATTTTTCTTTGAGGCTCGCTGTTTATTTGCTTTTCGCGACTGCATTCATATATATCATTATGAATCATGGGCATGATATTCAAAATGCCTTATCCAAAATAGAATATAAATGGTTATTGGTTCTAGTTCCCTTGCAATTTGCCATGATTGCCATCAGTGGTTTTGCCTTTAAAATACTGAGCCTCCCCTTTCAATTCAAATTAAAATGGCAGGATTGGATGGGGCTGAGCTTTATTGCTAATTTTATTAATCAATTGTTACCCTATAGACCAGGGTTTGCTTTTCGCTATCTCTATTTAAAACAAAATTATAATATGCCGCTGAATACTTATTTATGGATCATGGCAGCCTATCTTGCTATTACTTGTTTCATTGCGGCATGCTTTTGTTTACTAGGCTGGTTATTTGGAAAATTATATATCATTGATGGACGCCAAATTTTGTGCATTTTAATTTTATGTGGTGGCCTACTATTGTTTGGTTATTTTTTAAAAAAATCTTCCCATGTACAAACCACCTCACGTTTTGATGCATTATTTACAGCGCTGAAAAAAATGATGCATGAGCCAGGCACCTTGAGCATAAGTAGTATAAGCTTCATCATCAGTTATTTAATCATTACTCTGTTATTTTACAGTATCTTTATATCATTGCATCATCCTATCGCTTTCACACACTGCATGTTCCTAACAGGTATTATCACCGTTGCCTCGATTGTACCTATCACAGCAGCTAATATTGGTGTAAATGAAAGTCTGATGGGCGTCTTAACCCAATTGTTGTATCAAGACTTTAGTTTAGGATTCAGTGCGACTCTAATATATAGAATGAGCCAATGGGTACCTGCTTTTATTTTTGGTACTTTGTTTAGTTTTTATCTTGTTGGTAACATTTTTCCTTGGCGTACAAAGCATATGCAAGATATAACCAAACCCTAACGGCATGATCCCAGAAGCTTGACTAATATTAATAGAGTCACAGCTGATGAATTTTAGCTTAACAAAGTAGATTAACCAAAGTGCAGTATGACCTATGACGAATAACAAAATGTTGAGTTTAAGTGGTTTGGCTAGAAAGCTTGTTGAAGAGCAATTAATCACTCAAGATGCCGCAACATTAGCTATCGAAAATAGCCGTAAAAAAAAGCAGCCTTTTGTATCCTATTTGGTTGAAAATAAGATACTCGCAAGTAGTGCGATCGCAAGAGCTGCCTCACGAGGATTTGGCGATCCTTTATTTGATTTACGCACGATGGATTTAGAAATGCTGCCTAAGGATATTGTCAGTGAAAAGCTCATTCGACAACATCATGCTTTGCCTATCTTAAAAAGAGGTAATCGACTCTATGTTGCATTGTCTGATCCCACAAACCTACAGGCTTTAGATGAATTTAAGTTCCATACCGGCATCAGTACAGAAGCTATTTTGGTTGATGAATCTCTTTTAGTTGAAATTATTGAAAAAATATTATCAGAACAAGAATCCTCTACTCTTTCAAATTTTGAAGATGCTGATCTTGATTCATTAGATATCTCTTCAATTGATGATGGTGATTTAAAAGATGATGATGGTGTCGGCTCAGATGTAGATGATGCACCTATTGTGCGATTTGTAAACAAAGTATTGGTCGATGCTATCAATAAAGGCGCCTCTGACATTCATTTTGAACCTTATGAAAAAATGTATCGCGTTCGTTTAAGACAAGACGGTATTCTATCAGAGTTTGCCACACCGCCTGTTAATTTAGCGCCTAGGCTCGCAGCACGATTAAAAGTAATGTCTAGACTGGATATTTCAGAACGCCGTGTTCCTCAAGATGGTCGCTTCAAAATGAAACTTTCCAAAAATCGCGCGATTGATTTTCGTGTCAGCACCTGCCCTACTTTGTTTGGCGAGAAGGTTGTAATGAGAATTTTAGATCCCTCCAGCGCCAAATTGGGTATTGATGCCCTTGGCTATGATGAAATCCAAAAGGCACATTTTTTGAATTCCATACATAAACCACAAGGCATGGTTTTGGTAACAGGCCCAACAGGTAGTGGTAAAACAGTATCCTTATATACCGCACTTAATATCCTAAATACTGCGGAAGTCAATATTTCAACCGCAGAAGATCCGGTAGAAATAAACTTACCTGGTATTAATCAAGTCAATATTAATCCCAAAGCAGGTTTACAATTCTCAAGTGCTTTAAGAGCTTTTTTACGCCAAGATCCAGACATTATCATGGTGGGTGAAATTAGAGACTTAGAAACAGCAGAAATTGCCGTCAAAGCGGCTCAAACAGGCCATATGGTGCTCTCTACCTTGCACACCAACAGTGCACCTGAAACCCTCACTCGAATGATCAATATGGGTGTGCCCGCTTTTAATCTTGCAACCTCTGTCACATTGATTATTGCACAGCGATTGGCGCGAAGGCTTTGTAAAGAGTGCAAACAGATACGAGAAGTGCCTCATGATGCTTTATTAGAAATTGGTTTTAATGAAGATGAACTCCATGAGAACATTGTTATTTACGAACCTAAAGGCTGTGATCACTGTAATCAAGGATACAAGGGTCGCGTAGGTTTATATGAAGTAATGCCTGTTACCAGTGCCATTGGCCGTATTATTATGGAAGGTGGAAATGCCATTCATATTCAAGAACAAATGATTAAAGAAGGTGTGCATACCTTAAGACGTGCAGGCCTAAACAAAGTCAAACTTGGCATCACTAGTATAGAAGAAGTCAATAGAGTCACCAAGGATTAAATATGGCCGCAGTCGCTAAAAAAAAGGAACTCAGCAAAAATCTAAGAACATTCAAATATGAATGCAAAAACCAGCAAGGACATAAAGTCACAGGTGAGGTGATAGCCTTATCCATGCCCTTAGCCAAAGCAGATTTGATAAGACAGGGTCTTACACCTGTCAAAGTTAAAAAATTAGCAAAACCCATTTTAATTGGTGGCAAAAAGAAAATATCCGCAACGGATATAGCCTATTTTAGCCGTCAAATGGCTACCATGATGTCAGCAGGTGTACCCTTAGTACAATCTTTTGATATCGTCGCCAAAGGCACGGATAATGCTTCTGTGCGTGCCTTAGTACTTAAAATAAAAAGTGATGTAGAAGAAGGACGTTCTTTTTCTGATGCGCTAAAACAGCACCCCAAAGAATTCGACAAACTCTTTTGTAATCTCGTCTCTGCA is part of the Candidatus Berkiella cookevillensis genome and harbors:
- a CDS encoding endonuclease domain-containing protein, with translation MKNNARHLRTNMTEHELLIWHYIRRKKINNIQFYRQKHLGPFIVDFYAPSIRLALEIDGSQHFEKEHYEQDKFRDAYLREAKIHVLRFNNHEVKYQMNSVLEKLNDIIEQIKQFGTVED
- a CDS encoding glycosyltransferase family 2 protein, with amino-acid sequence MTKLNINTDISLVLPAKNEEHGLSSFLPELLKRYPGLEIIVVDDGSTDKTKEVAIQCGATVVSHPYSIGNGASVKTGARHATREYLMLMDADGQHQVDDIQNIINKFEQGFDMVVGYRDKASQASMPRWLGNRFYNFIASNIVGQPILDLTSGFRLVKKDKFLEFLHLLPNGFSYPSTITMAFFRSGYSVGYQKITVKKRIGTSHLRLFSDGFKFLLIIYKMTTLYSPFKVFLPFAVLHFLAGTLNYFYTYFSQGRFTNMSAVFLSASVIIFLIGLVSEQITTLMYQRHTQNQTPPPKLSKQSAQQVHE
- a CDS encoding lysylphosphatidylglycerol synthase transmembrane domain-containing protein, which translates into the protein MNKKALHFSLRLAVYLLFATAFIYIIMNHGHDIQNALSKIEYKWLLVLVPLQFAMIAISGFAFKILSLPFQFKLKWQDWMGLSFIANFINQLLPYRPGFAFRYLYLKQNYNMPLNTYLWIMAAYLAITCFIAACFCLLGWLFGKLYIIDGRQILCILILCGGLLLFGYFLKKSSHVQTTSRFDALFTALKKMMHEPGTLSISSISFIISYLIITLLFYSIFISLHHPIAFTHCMFLTGIITVASIVPITAANIGVNESLMGVLTQLLYQDFSLGFSATLIYRMSQWVPAFIFGTLFSFYLVGNIFPWRTKHMQDITKP
- the pilB gene encoding type IV-A pilus assembly ATPase PilB translates to MTNNKMLSLSGLARKLVEEQLITQDAATLAIENSRKKKQPFVSYLVENKILASSAIARAASRGFGDPLFDLRTMDLEMLPKDIVSEKLIRQHHALPILKRGNRLYVALSDPTNLQALDEFKFHTGISTEAILVDESLLVEIIEKILSEQESSTLSNFEDADLDSLDISSIDDGDLKDDDGVGSDVDDAPIVRFVNKVLVDAINKGASDIHFEPYEKMYRVRLRQDGILSEFATPPVNLAPRLAARLKVMSRLDISERRVPQDGRFKMKLSKNRAIDFRVSTCPTLFGEKVVMRILDPSSAKLGIDALGYDEIQKAHFLNSIHKPQGMVLVTGPTGSGKTVSLYTALNILNTAEVNISTAEDPVEINLPGINQVNINPKAGLQFSSALRAFLRQDPDIIMVGEIRDLETAEIAVKAAQTGHMVLSTLHTNSAPETLTRMINMGVPAFNLATSVTLIIAQRLARRLCKECKQIREVPHDALLEIGFNEDELHENIVIYEPKGCDHCNQGYKGRVGLYEVMPVTSAIGRIIMEGGNAIHIQEQMIKEGVHTLRRAGLNKVKLGITSIEEVNRVTKD